One part of the Arabidopsis thaliana chromosome 4, partial sequence genome encodes these proteins:
- the APX6 gene encoding ascorbate peroxidase 6 (ascorbate peroxidase 6 (APX6); FUNCTIONS IN: L-ascorbate peroxidase activity, peroxidase activity, heme binding; INVOLVED IN: response to oxidative stress, oxidation reduction; LOCATED IN: cytosol; EXPRESSED IN: 23 plant structures; EXPRESSED DURING: 13 growth stages; CONTAINS InterPro DOMAIN/s: Haem peroxidase (InterPro:IPR010255), Plant ascorbate peroxidase (InterPro:IPR002207), Peroxidases heam-ligand binding site (InterPro:IPR019793), Haem peroxidase, plant/fungal/bacterial (InterPro:IPR002016), Peroxidase, active site (InterPro:IPR019794); BEST Arabidopsis thaliana protein match is: ascorbate peroxidase 2 (TAIR:AT3G09640.2); Has 8064 Blast hits to 8032 proteins in 1269 species: Archae - 53; Bacteria - 2233; Metazoa - 2; Fungi - 806; Plants - 4037; Viruses - 0; Other Eukaryotes - 933 (source: NCBI BLink).), protein MTTTTASLVKTFLFRCDSFSSFKFKCKFESPAKTRLLSPATEKHVVRSSRAWRIRCLSDDPGSSHVFVASRRKMVVLLSTVQLLSHMLPQNGNAAEIYPVMQNEIRKVVTKGKAAGVLRLVFHDAGTFELDDHSGGINGSIAYELERPENIGLKKSLKVLAKAKVKVDEIQPVSWADMISVAGSEAVSICGGPTIPVVLGRLDSAQPDPEGKLPPETLSASGLKECFKRKGFSTQELVALSGAHTIGSKGFGDPTVFDNAYYKILLEKPWTSTSKMTSMVGLPSDHALVQDDECLRWVKRYAEDQDKFFEDFTNAYIKLVNSGAKWNML, encoded by the exons ATGACGACGACGACTGCTTCTCTGGTTAAGACTTTTCTGTTTCGGTGCGACTCGTTTTCatctttcaaattcaaatgCAAATTCGAATCTCCCGCGAAAACGCGATTGCTCTCTCCGGCGACCGAGAAACATGTTGTCAGATCGTCAAGAGCCTGGCGTATTCGTTGCTTATCCGATGATCCTG GTTCGAGTCATGTTTTCGTTGCAAGTAGAAGGAAAATGGTAGTCTTGTTGTCGACGGTGCAGCTTCTGTCTCATATGCTTCCGCAAAACGGGAACGCAGCTGA GATTTATCCGGTGATGCAAAACGAAATAAGGAAAGTGGTGACAAAGGGCAAGGCTGCTGGTGTGCTTCGTTTAGTGTTTCATGATGCTGGAACCTTTGAACTGGACGATCATTCTG GTGGCATCAACGGATCTATTGCTTATGAACTTGAGAGACCTGAGAACATAGGTTTGAAGAAATCCTTAAAG GTTCTAGCGAAAGCAAAGGTTAAGGTTGACGAGATACAACCAG TGTCTTGGGCGGATATGATCTCTGTCGCTGGGTCTGAAGCAGTTTCAATATGTGGCGGCCCAACAATTCCAGTAGTTTTGGGAAGACTTGATTCAGC GCAACCTGATCCAGAAGGCAAGCTACCTCCAGAAACCCTGAGTGCCTCGGGATTGAAAGAATgcttcaaaagaaaaggattttC GACCCAGGAGCTTGTTGCCTTATCTGGGGCACATACGATTGGGAGTAAAGGCTTTGGAGATCCGACAGTTTTTGACAATGCATACTACAAAATCCTTCTTGAAAAACCATGGACGTCAACTT CTAAGATGACGAGCATGGTCGGGCTTCCTTCGGATCATGCTTTAGTGCAGGATGATGAGTGCTTAAG GTGGGTGAAACGGTATGCAGAAGACCAAGACAAGTTCTTCGAAGACTTCACAAATGCTTATATCAAACTAGTAAATTCTGGGGCCAAATGGAATATGTTATGA
- a CDS encoding TPX2 (targeting protein for Xklp2) protein family (TPX2 (targeting protein for Xklp2) protein family; FUNCTIONS IN: molecular_function unknown; INVOLVED IN: biological_process unknown; LOCATED IN: cellular_component unknown; EXPRESSED IN: 23 plant structures; EXPRESSED DURING: 13 growth stages; CONTAINS InterPro DOMAIN/s: Xklp2 targeting protein (InterPro:IPR009675); BEST Arabidopsis thaliana protein match is: TPX2 (targeting protein for Xklp2) protein family (TAIR:AT2G25480.1); Has 30201 Blast hits to 17322 proteins in 780 species: Archae - 12; Bacteria - 1396; Metazoa - 17338; Fungi - 3422; Plants - 5037; Viruses - 0; Other Eukaryotes - 2996 (source: NCBI BLink).) translates to MDPESIMAADGTDSAPANGGLAMENVCVKENGAVSVETVDTTSESQNENSANSSTLDTIEHVKEAAEGTQVEHVDDSKCMKGEKAQRKPRHEKLSGGKNNSSVHIKKSKEGKSADAKVAASNGSVAPNVQTTNPLKSKSFNGREAQVTKQGKHDSAPAESADGEKVKPKSQKKQAHETSEDDTQSSNSPKADDGKPRKVGALPNYGFSFKCDQRAEKRKEFYVKLEEKTHAKEEEINSMQAKSKETQEAELRMLRKSLNFKATPMPSFYQEPQPPKTELKKIPPTRPKSPKLGRKKTASGADSEETQTPRLGRLSLDERASKDNPTAKGIMPTVDLKKQPVRKSLPRLPSQKTVLPDGKPAPAKAAIIPAKVRPEKKKLEKDAETVNQTSHPTEEEAQVTVSSNADVEDSHETVSPRMNEDRADKSIEVSEAVAVEH, encoded by the exons ATGGACCCTGAGAGTATCATGGCTGCTGATGGGACTGATTCTGCTCCTGCAAATGGTGGTTTAGCAATGGAAAATGTATGTGTTAAAGAAAATGGGGCTGTTTCTGTCGAAACCGTGGACACTACTTCAGAAAGTCAGAATGAGAATTCGGCAAACAGTTCCACTTTGGATACAATTGAACACGTCAAGGAGGCAGCTGAG GGCACACAAGTTGAACATGTAGATGATTCAAAGTGTATGAAAGGCGAAAAAGCTCAACGGAAGCCAAGGCATGAGAAACTATCAGGTGGTAAGAATAATTCATCGGTTCACATCAAAAAGAGCAAAGAGGGCAAAAGTGCAGATGCTAAAGTGGCAGCATCAAATGGTTCTGTTGCTCCTAATGTACAGACAACAAATCCTCTTAAGAGCAAATCATTCAATGGGCGAGAGGCACAAGTCACAAAG CAAGGGAAGCATGACTCTGCACCTGCTGAAAGCGCTGATGG GGAGAAGGTGAAACCAAAGTCTCAAAAGAAACAAGCCCATGAGACATCTGAAGATGATACTCAGTCTTCTAA TAGTCCGAAAGCAGACGATGGAAAACCTCGTAAAGTTGGTGCACTTCCAAATTATGGATTCAGTTTCAAATGTGACCAACGGgctgaaaagagaaaagag TTCTATGTTAAGCTTGAGGAGAAGACTCATgcaaaagaagaggaaattaaTAGCATGCAAGCCAAGTCCAAG GAAACACAAGAAGCTGAGCTTAGGATGCTAAGGAAGAGTTTGAACTTCAAAGCCACACCTATGCCTAGCTTTTATCAAGAACCTCAGCCGCCTAAAACAGAGTTAAAGAAG ATACCACCAACGAGACCAAAATCTCCAAAACTCGGGCGAAAGAAGACTGCTTCTGGAGCAGATTCTGAAGAAACTCAAACCCCTCGCCTTGGTAGGCTAAGCCTAGATGAGAGAGCTTCTAAAGATAACCCAACTGCAAAGGGAATTATGCCAACAGTTGATCTGAAGAAGCAACCTGTGCGCAAGTCACTTCCAAGATTGCCATCTCAGAAAACAGTTCTCCCCGATGGAAAACCCGCCCCAGCAAAAGCTGCCATAATCCCAGCAAAGGTAAGAcctgagaaaaagaaacttgaaaaagaTGCAGAAACCGTAAACCAGACTTCACATCCCACAGAAGAGGAAGCACAAGTGACAGTATCATCCAATGCTGATGTAGAAGATTCACATGAGACTGTATCTCCAAGGATGAATGAAGACAGAGCCGACAAGTCCATTGAGGTATCTGAAGCGGTTGCTGTTGAGCATTAA
- a CDS encoding TPX2 (targeting protein for Xklp2) protein family (TPX2 (targeting protein for Xklp2) protein family; FUNCTIONS IN: molecular_function unknown; INVOLVED IN: biological_process unknown; LOCATED IN: cellular_component unknown; EXPRESSED IN: 23 plant structures; EXPRESSED DURING: 13 growth stages; CONTAINS InterPro DOMAIN/s: Xklp2 targeting protein (InterPro:IPR009675); BEST Arabidopsis thaliana protein match is: TPX2 (targeting protein for Xklp2) protein family (TAIR:AT2G25480.1); Has 35333 Blast hits to 34131 proteins in 2444 species: Archae - 798; Bacteria - 22429; Metazoa - 974; Fungi - 991; Plants - 531; Viruses - 0; Other Eukaryotes - 9610 (source: NCBI BLink).) — MDPESIMAADGTDSAPANGGLAMENVCVKENGAVSVETVDTTSESQNENSANSSTLDTIEHVKEAAEGTQVEHVDDSKCMKGEKAQRKPRHEKLSGGKNNSSVHIKKSKEGKSADAKVAASNGSVAPNVQTTNPLKSKSFNGREAQVTKQGKHDSAPAESADGEKVKPKSQKKQAHETSEDDTQSSNPKADDGKPRKVGALPNYGFSFKCDQRAEKRKEFYVKLEEKTHAKEEEINSMQAKSKETQEAELRMLRKSLNFKATPMPSFYQEPQPPKTELKKIPPTRPKSPKLGRKKTASGADSEETQTPRLGRLSLDERASKDNPTAKGIMPTVDLKKQPVRKSLPRLPSQKTVLPDGKPAPAKAAIIPAKVRPEKKKLEKDAETVNQTSHPTEEEAQVTVSSNADVEDSHETVSPRMNEDRADKSIEVSEAVAVEH; from the exons ATGGACCCTGAGAGTATCATGGCTGCTGATGGGACTGATTCTGCTCCTGCAAATGGTGGTTTAGCAATGGAAAATGTATGTGTTAAAGAAAATGGGGCTGTTTCTGTCGAAACCGTGGACACTACTTCAGAAAGTCAGAATGAGAATTCGGCAAACAGTTCCACTTTGGATACAATTGAACACGTCAAGGAGGCAGCTGAG GGCACACAAGTTGAACATGTAGATGATTCAAAGTGTATGAAAGGCGAAAAAGCTCAACGGAAGCCAAGGCATGAGAAACTATCAGGTGGTAAGAATAATTCATCGGTTCACATCAAAAAGAGCAAAGAGGGCAAAAGTGCAGATGCTAAAGTGGCAGCATCAAATGGTTCTGTTGCTCCTAATGTACAGACAACAAATCCTCTTAAGAGCAAATCATTCAATGGGCGAGAGGCACAAGTCACAAAG CAAGGGAAGCATGACTCTGCACCTGCTGAAAGCGCTGATGG GGAGAAGGTGAAACCAAAGTCTCAAAAGAAACAAGCCCATGAGACATCTGAAGATGATACTCAGTCTTCTAA TCCGAAAGCAGACGATGGAAAACCTCGTAAAGTTGGTGCACTTCCAAATTATGGATTCAGTTTCAAATGTGACCAACGGgctgaaaagagaaaagag TTCTATGTTAAGCTTGAGGAGAAGACTCATgcaaaagaagaggaaattaaTAGCATGCAAGCCAAGTCCAAG GAAACACAAGAAGCTGAGCTTAGGATGCTAAGGAAGAGTTTGAACTTCAAAGCCACACCTATGCCTAGCTTTTATCAAGAACCTCAGCCGCCTAAAACAGAGTTAAAGAAG ATACCACCAACGAGACCAAAATCTCCAAAACTCGGGCGAAAGAAGACTGCTTCTGGAGCAGATTCTGAAGAAACTCAAACCCCTCGCCTTGGTAGGCTAAGCCTAGATGAGAGAGCTTCTAAAGATAACCCAACTGCAAAGGGAATTATGCCAACAGTTGATCTGAAGAAGCAACCTGTGCGCAAGTCACTTCCAAGATTGCCATCTCAGAAAACAGTTCTCCCCGATGGAAAACCCGCCCCAGCAAAAGCTGCCATAATCCCAGCAAAGGTAAGAcctgagaaaaagaaacttgaaaaagaTGCAGAAACCGTAAACCAGACTTCACATCCCACAGAAGAGGAAGCACAAGTGACAGTATCATCCAATGCTGATGTAGAAGATTCACATGAGACTGTATCTCCAAGGATGAATGAAGACAGAGCCGACAAGTCCATTGAGGTATCTGAAGCGGTTGCTGTTGAGCATTAA
- a CDS encoding Tetratricopeptide repeat (TPR)-like superfamily protein (Tetratricopeptide repeat (TPR)-like superfamily protein; BEST Arabidopsis thaliana protein match is: Tetratricopeptide repeat (TPR)-like superfamily protein (TAIR:AT1G80130.1); Has 1807 Blast hits to 1807 proteins in 277 species: Archae - 0; Bacteria - 0; Metazoa - 736; Fungi - 347; Plants - 385; Viruses - 0; Other Eukaryotes - 339 (source: NCBI BLink).), producing the protein MIMRSASSLDLNLRAAQKPSVPRVVTTARTVSAATPRVAKPITRASSDGNLYKIQSPESITKTISVYHEETASLRVLEGSRLPQGGSNGGFGGRGGDGAGGGGGGGGGSVDGYYEEMIQRYPGDTLLLSNYARFLKEVKGDGRKAEEYCERAMLSESGRDGELLSMYGDLIWKNHGDGVRAQSYYDQAVQSSPDDCNVLASYARFLWDAEEEVEEEESKHHEDGFSDSTYNPSVSVVS; encoded by the exons ATGATAATGAGAAGCGCGTCTTCACTGGACCTTAACCTACGCGCCGCCCAGAAACCGTCTGTTCCAAGGGTGGTAACCACGGCTCGAACCGTCTCTGCTGCTACTCCTCGTGTTGCTAAACCGATTACAAGAGCTTCTTCAGATGGAAACCTCTACAAGATTCAGTCGCCGGAGAGCATAACGAAAACCATCAGCGTATATCACGAAGAAACGGCGTCTTTGAGGGTTTTGGAAGGATCTCGACTCCCCCAAGGAGGTTCCAACGGTGGATTTGGTGGTAGAGGCGGAGATGGTGCCGGAGGTggcggtggaggtggaggtgggAGCGTAGATGGTTATTACGAAGAGATGATCCAACGTTATCCCGGAGACACTCTCCTTCTCTCTAACTACGCTCGTTTCCTCAAAGAG GTGAAAGGAGATGGGAGAAAAGCGGAGGAGTACTGTGAGAGAGCGATGTTGTCTGAGAGTGGAAGAGATGGAGAGTTACTGTCTATGTATGGAGATTTGATATGGAAAAATCATGGAGACGGTGTTCGTGCTCAGTCTTACTATGATCAAGCTGTTCAATCTTCTCCTGATGACTG TAATGTTCTTGCGTCGTATGCTCGGTTTCTATGGgatgctgaagaagaagtggaagaggaagagagtaAACATCATGAGGATGGTTTCTCTGACTCTACCTATAACCCATCTGTATCAGTTGTGTCTTGA
- a CDS encoding uncharacterized protein (unknown protein; FUNCTIONS IN: molecular_function unknown; INVOLVED IN: biological_process unknown; LOCATED IN: cellular_component unknown; BEST Arabidopsis thaliana protein match is: unknown protein (TAIR:AT5G25360.2); Has 30201 Blast hits to 17322 proteins in 780 species: Archae - 12; Bacteria - 1396; Metazoa - 17338; Fungi - 3422; Plants - 5037; Viruses - 0; Other Eukaryotes - 2996 (source: NCBI BLink).) has protein sequence MESLRSNCKTLINSINCFGCCNRERRLVVEVDEPSKGLKIQGKIVKKDSASSDDFWSTSTCDMDHNITIQSQSSNPPFDPQCSTSNSTEFVNHGLILWNHTRQQWRECLTRQQCLVPEPAISWNSTYDSLLSTNKLFPQPIPLKEMVHFLVDVWEEEGLYI, from the exons ATGGAATCTCTACGATCAAATTGCAAAACTCTCATCAAT AGCATAAACTGTTTCGGATGCTGCAACAGAGAAAGGCGTTTAGTTGTGGAAGTCGATGAGCCATCAAAGGGACTCAAAATCCAAGGAAAGATAGTGAAGAAAGATAGTGCTTCATCAGATGACTTCTGGAGCACAAGTACGTGTGATATGGACCACAATATAACGATTCAGTCCCAATCTTCAAACCCGCCTTTTGATCCCCAATGCAGCACAAGCAACTCTACCGAATTTGTAAACCATG GACTTATTTTGTGGAACCACACGAGACAACAATGGCGTGAATGCTTAACCAGACAACAATGTCTAGTTCCAGAACCTGCAATAAG CTGGAACTCGACGTATGATAGCTTATTGAGCACAAACAAGCTTTTTCCTCAACCAATACCTCTTAAg GAGATGGTGCATTTCCTTGTTGATGTTTGGGAGGAAGAAGGCTTGTACATAtga
- a CDS encoding Regulator of Vps4 activity in the MVB pathway protein produces the protein MFDGFLGRGFAPKGKPLIKLTKNRIDVLRRKRNATIKFLKRDLADLIINGHDYNAFSRAGGLLDELRYLWSLDFVEQTCDFVYKQLSTMQKTPECPEDCREAISSLMFAASGFSELPELRELRQMFHEKYTDSLALFVNQELVENMSSKPFSMEKKVKLMEDVALEFSIRWDSKDFEKRIVRQNSISVMETPKSTNDKYKPVDRNMALPKREEFEGSENGVSLNRKTAEASERRDPLFQSDKESYQNGLRGNQRGLTYKERSENVLHASRSESKDNKAERKEFYLHSKQNPAREKHQPIFNEGDTIVMKVNYGNLGQGNGHRPGVVDAHKKTEFVASERKEFYSQSKQEPSRERHQPIFNDGDTIVMKVKHENHVQGNGHKNGVVDLHKKIEVNASEKLKSSSSKRADKLVIGFKQESFFQGYKHEKNEEHAHQKVEDSTSRPPKPNSKSKRAESINPGSRHHNDRESKENAVLVGKSTEEDPSGDNVKGGEYEYDHANPARKVEERETERMKSPFYKSLPPPYVKKSIAKARHEKAEALDNPKARFDGEEGNHPDNGKNVYGAERRNGAGHHEVNDIDNASLKRQTNRRKHIVESGGDDHISSRRRENSRKGLQVLIDEDEKDSEEKMMDKLLMHYSKKPSSYEKDNVQEESKSRRTHLKKGESDEEMMIHQPARSRSLPAEQLAGPSEPAKTFARAASFQPERSSEAKHVHPKLPNYDDLAARFAELKGR, from the exons ATGTTTGATGGTTTCTTAGGCCGCGGATTTGCTCCCAAGGG AAAACCACTGATAAAACTGACTAAGAATCGGATCGATGTTCTCCGGAGGAAAAGGAATGCTACGATAAAGTTTCTGAAGAGAGATTTGGCTGATCTGATCATTAACGGTCATGACTACAATGCTTTTAGCAGG GCAGGAGGGCTTCTTGATGAACTAAGGTATCTCTGGAGTCTCGACTTTGTCGAGCAGACCTGTGATTTCGTATACAAGCAGCTCTCTACCATGCAAAAGACGCC ggaATGTCCAGAAGATTGCCGTGAAGCTATCTCCTCGTTAATGTTTGCAGCCTCTGGATTTTCCGAGTTGCCTGAGCTGCGTGAATTGAGGCAAATGTTTCACGAAAAATACACAGATTCACTTGCATTGTTTGTCAACCAGGAG CTTGTTGAGAATATGTCATCCAAGCCCTTTTCtatggagaagaaagtgaagttAATGGAAGATGTTGCATTGGAGTTCTCTATTCGTTGGGATTCTAAAGATTTCGAGAAGAGGATTGTGAGACAGAATAGTATTTCAGTAATG GAGACCCCAAAAAGCACCAACGACAAGTATAAGCCTGTAGACAGAAACATGGCCTTgccaaaaagagaagagtttgAAGGTTCTGAAAATGGGGTTAGCTTGAACAGAAAAACGGCTGAGGCATCAGAAAGAAGAGATCCTTTGTTTCAATCTGATAAAGAAAGTTATCAGAATGGTCTCAGAGGAAATCAGCGTGGGCTAACATATAAAGAAAGGTCAGAGAATGTTCTTCACGCCTCTAGATCGGAAAGCAAAGACAATAAGGCCGAAAGGAAAGAGTTTTATCTGCATTCTAAGCAAAACCCTGCTAGAGAAAAACATCAGCCTATTTTTAACGAAGGTGACACTATAGTGATGAAGGTCAACTATGGGAATCTCGGTCAAGGGAATGGACATCGACCTGGTGTAGTTGATGCGCATAAGAAAACCGAGTTTGTTGCCTCAGAAAGGAAAGAGTTTTATTCGCAATCTAAGCAAGAACCTTCTAGAGAAAGACATCAACCTATTTTTAATGATGGTGACACTATTGTAATGAAGGTCAAGCATGAGAACCACGTTCAAGGGAATGGACATAAAAATGGTGTAGTTGATCTGCATAAGAAAATAGAGGTTAATGCTTCAGAGAAACTTAAGTCTAGCAGCAGCAAAAGAGCTGACAAGTTAGTTATCGGCTTTAAACAAGAGAGTTTCTTTCAAGGGTACAAAcatgagaaaaatgaagagCATGCACATCAGAAAGTGGAAGATAGTACCTCAAGACCTCCGAAGCCAAATAGCAAGTCAAAGAGAGCGGAATCTATCAATCCAGGTTCGAGACATCATAATGATCGGGAGAGTAAAGAAAATGCAGTTCTTGTGGGAAAGAGCACCGAAGAAGATCCATCTGGTGATAATGTTAAGGGTGGAGAATACGAATATGATCATGCAAATCCAGCAAGGAAAGTTGAGGAgcgagaaacagagagaatgaAATCACCCTTCTACAAATCCCTTCCACCTCCGTATGTTAAAAAATCTATTGCTAAAGCAAGGCATGAAAAAGCTGAAGCTTTAGATAATCCAAAGGCTCGttttgatggtgaagaaggAAATCATCCAGACAATGGTAAAAATGTTTATGGGGCAGAGAGACGAAATGGAGCAGGTCATCATGAAGTGAATGACATAGACAATGCATCTCTGAAACGGCAAACTAACAGAAGAAAGCACATTGTAGAATCGGGAGGTGATGATCACATAAGTAGCCGAAGAAGGGAAAACTCAAGGAAAGGCCTTCAAGTCTTAATTGACGAGGATGAGAAAGACAGTgaggagaagatgatggatAAACTTCTGATGCATTACAGTAAAAAACCTTCAAGCTATGAAAAGGACAATGTGCAAGAAGAATCCAAAAGCAGACGTACCCATCTTAAAAAAGGTGAATCTGATGAAGAGATGATGATTCATCAGCCGGCTCGGTCACGGTCTCTACCCGCTGAACAGTTGGCCGGGCCATCTGAACCTGCAAAAACATTTGCCCGTGCAGCCTCGTTTCAGCCAGAACGTTCCAGTGAAGCTAAGCACGTTCACCCCAAGTTACCAAACTATGACGATTTGGCTGCCAGATTTGCAGAGCTAAAAGGAAGGTAA